The Pleuronectes platessa chromosome 10, fPlePla1.1, whole genome shotgun sequence genome contains a region encoding:
- the taf12 gene encoding transcription initiation factor TFIID subunit 12, with product MANSTTAAVKVLGAPGPAGRTSPEGSQVLSKKKLQDLVREIDPNEQLDEDVEEMLLQIADDFIESVVTAACQLARHRKSNTLEVKDVQLHLERQWNMWIPGYGSDEIRPFKKACTTEAHKQRMALIRKTTKK from the exons aTGGCTAACAGCACCACAGCGGCTGTTAAGGTTTTGGGGGCCCCTGGTCCTGCTGGCAGAACCAGTCCAGAGGGATCTCAG GTTCTTAGTAAGAAGAAGCTCCAGGACCTGGTGCGAGAGATTGACCCAAATGAGCAGCTGGATGAAGATGTGGAGGAG ATGCTGCTACAAATTGCAGACGACTTTATAGAGAGTGTAGTGACAGCAGCCTGTCAACTGGCTCGCCATCGCAAGTCCAACACCTTGGAGGTGAAGGATGTTCAGTTACATCTTG AACGCCAGTGGAACATGTGGATTCCTGGTTATGGCTCAGATGAAATCCGGCCGTTCAAGAAGGCCTGCACCACAGAGGCTCACAAACAG AGAATGGCGCTGATCCGTAAGACAACCAAAAAATAA
- the si:ch211-79k12.1 gene encoding uncharacterized protein si:ch211-79k12.1: MKVLLVAAVVVLIHSSYATLLIKGPTQLVLEGDRVTLECRYSDSELNISQVRFEVFSKYLQSWHQIYERSWCFYSMETELTADSLLLTIPHAGSYFQGPYRCVSEAENVTAPDNSSEPLAFKVHYMGDLSVTREGYTRYLGIPKDLKVQPRDDVVLKCSASSSEELSYFWHKKGSDWILPSSTLTLRKVSAEDEGEYTCRAQNVAVESLSKKRSVRITVLPEDAPWYESSDGRLILMTSAAAVALLVFVLSVSVFLCRRAKQTKTSKGPIDDHSQKKPIYRGSSESLPSACGDKQPLV; the protein is encoded by the exons ATGAAAGTACTTCTTGTTGCTGCAGTGGTCGTCCTGATCCACAGCAGTTATG CCACTCTGCTCATCAAAGGGCCGACCCAGCTGGTTCTGGAGGGAGACAGGGTGACGCTGGAGTGTCGCTACTCAGACTCTGAGCTCAACATCAGCCAGGTCCGCTTTGAGGTGTTCTCCAAG TATTTGCAGAGCTGGCATCAGATCTACGAGCGCTCCTGGTGCTTCTACTCGATGGAGACCGAGCTGACAGCTGACAGCCTGCTCCTGACTATCCCCCACGCAGGGAGCTACTTTCAGGGGCCTTATCGCTGCGTGTCCGAGGCTGAGAATGTGACCGCGCCAGACAACTCCTCCGAGCCGCTGGCCTTCAAAGTGCATT ACATGGGGGACCTGTCAGTGACCAGGGAGGGCTACACCCGCTACCTGGGCATCCCGAAGGACCTGAAGGTGCAGCCCAGGGATGACGTGGTGCTCAAGTGCTCTGCCAGCTCGTCGGAGGAGCTCAGCTACTTCTGGCACAAGAAG GGTAGCGACTGGATCCTGCCGTCCTCGACCCTGACACTGAGGAAGGTGAGCGCGGAGGATGAAGGAGAGTACACCTGCAGGGCTCAAAATGTTGCCGTGGAATCACTCAGCAAGAAACGCTCAGTCAGAATCACCGTTCTTCCAG AGGATGCCCCCTGGTACGAGTCCAGTGATGGCCGTCTCATTCTGATGACCTCGGCGGCGGCTGTGGCTCTGCTGGTGTTCGTCCTCTCTGTGAGCGTGTTCCTGTGCCGCAGGGCCAAGCAGACCAAGACCAGCAAGGGACCGAT cgACGACCACTCCCAGAAGAAGCCCATCTACCGAGGCAGCTCGGAGTCCCTGCCCTCTGCCTGCGGAGACAAACAGCCCCTGGTGTGA
- the rab42b gene encoding ras-related protein Rab-42b encodes MDLTLWQYQFRIIMLGDSTVGKSSLLKRYTENLFLESINQTVGVDFYVHFLEVEPGVRVKLQFWDTAGQERFRSVTRSYYRNSVGGLLVFDITNRASFDHIKDWHTEVCERVQPHKVLFLLVGQKSDRDPVGERAVSREEAEKLAGQLGMPYREASAKTGHNVRESLELLARRVYHGLLSGEVELQEGWDGVKCAAPQALQLQRASQATVSKTSNSNKKCCG; translated from the exons ATGGACCTCACTCTGTGGCAGTACCAGTTCCGGATCATCATGCTGGGGGACTCCACGGTGGGCAAGTCCTCCCTGTTGAAGCGCTACACCGAGAACTTGTTCCTGGAGTCCATAAACCAGACGGTGGGGGTGGACTTTTATGTTCACTTCCTGGAGGTGGAGCCCGGGGTGCGTGTCAAGCTGCAGTTCTGGGACACAGCAGGACAGGAGAGGTTCAG GTCAGTGACCCGTTCTTACTACCGCAACTCAGTCGGAGGCCTGCTGGTGTTCGACATCACCAACCGCGCCTCCTTTGACCACATCAAGGACTGGCACACCGAGGTGTGCGAACGAGTGCAGCCGCACAAGGTTCTGTTTCTCCTGGTGGGACAGAAGAGCGACCGTGACCCAGTGGGAGAGAGGGCGGTGAGTCGAGAAGAGGCTGAGAAACTGGCCGGGCAGCTGGGGATGCCGTACCGAGAGGCCTCCGCCAAGACGGGCCACAATGTGAGGGAGTCGTTGGAACTCCTGGCTCGTCGGGTGTACCACGGTCTGTTGAGCGGGGAGGTGGAGCTTCAGGAGGGATGGGACGGAGTCAAGTGTGCTGCCCCGCAGgcgctgcagctgcagagagccAGTCAGGCTACAGTCAGCAAAACCTCCAACAGCAACAAGAAGTGTTGTGGTTGA